The Manis javanica isolate MJ-LG chromosome 4, MJ_LKY, whole genome shotgun sequence genome contains a region encoding:
- the DDI2 gene encoding protein DDI1 homolog 2 isoform X1 gives MLLTVYCVRRDLSEVTFSLQVDADFELHNFRALCELESGIPAAESQIVYAERPLTDNHRSLASYGLKDGDVVILRQKENADSRPPVPFPNLPRIDFRSIAVPGTSGSRQRQPPGAQQSHSSPGEIASSPQGLDNPALLRDMLLANPHELSLLKERNPPLADALLSGDLEKFSRVLVEQQQDRARREQERIRLFSADPFDLEAQAKIEEDIRQQNIEENMTIAMEEAPESFGQVVMLYINCKVNGHPVKAFVDSGAQMTIMSQACAERCNIMRLVDRRWAGIAKGVGTQKIIGRVHLAQVQIEGDFLACSFSILEEQPMDMLLGLDMLKRHQCSIDLKKNVLVIGTTGSQTTFLPEGELPECARLAYGAGGREDVRPEEIADQELAEALQKSVEDAEKSGKETTSLGMSSLPTSDGFNHPAHPSGQSPKIGNPMSLAHSVSASVCPIEPSDPDSTRTQAVKASKASAGFQITSEKKEHLPVQDFSDRASSADGAPADRSPAMPLPNASEEALVVDHLEKLPADRSSQGLKSLLHARQEASLSVTTSRTQEPQRFLGEKGWHPENQNLSQVNGLQQHKEPGNERHKVVQQTTSCDREHLCNTGDLQPLEERQQHQQKSVDLEAVMKGDRLQQNVDLPGTEKNILPSGCFACSNLETLMEVDTVEQSLVAVLNSAGSQNASVESVGTSGVALDNPPMEVETSKCNPSSEILSNSTLPQDLRLLESNDEMSETNKEYGNPSPSLGLCGSCQPSVESAEESCSSITAALKELHELLVVSKPASDNTTEEVTCQSEAVTEGHIAIRDLSERWTPNDLGAAQNERCSRVSFHQAVSVAVKTGKVTDTSAAAGVDDLENTNFRGLSDGLLTDRESVPKSRESTHESSSVTVASAKTSDQLHCTLGAEISPELLAGEEHALDQTSEQTKSLSSSFILIKDLGQGMQNPATNRPETREDDCPEATGPLLEFEPPTSHLSSPSILPPPLVFPAADIDRILRAGFTLQEALGALHRVGGNADLALLVLLAKNIVVPT, from the exons ATGCTGCTCACGGTGTACTGTGTGCGGAGGGACCTCTCCGAGGTGACCTTTTCCCTCCAGGTCGACGCCGACTTCGAGCTGCACAACTTCCGCGCTCTGTGCGAGCTCGAGTCCGGCATCCCTGCAGCCGAGAGCCAG ATTGTCTATGCTGAAAGACCTCTTACAGACAACCACAGATCACTGGCCTCTTACGGCTTGAAAGATGGGGACGTTGTGATTTTACGACAGAAGGAGAATGCAGACTCTCGACCTCCAGTACCGTTCCCAA ACTTACCCCGAATAGACTTCCGTAGTATAGCTGTGCCTGGCACGTCAGGCTCCCGGCAGCGCCAGCCACCCGGAGCACAGCAGTCCCACTCATCTCCTGGAGAGATAGCTTCATCTCCTCAGGGCTTGGACAACCCAGCCTTGCTCCGAGACATGTTGCTGGCCAACCCCCATGAGCTGTCCTTGCTGAAGGAACGCAATCCACCCCTGGCAGATGCTCTGCTCAGTGGAGACCTTG AGAAATTTTCTAGGGTCCTTGTTGAGCAGCAGCAGGACCGAGCCcggagagagcaagagaggattCGCCTCTTTTCTGCCGACCCTTTTGATCTTGAAGCTCAGGCAAAGATAGAAGAAGATATAAG GCAGCAGAACATTGAGGAAAATATGACAATAGCTATGGAAGAGGCTCCGGAAAGTTTTGGCCAAGTAGTGATGCTTTATATTAACTGCAAAGTGAATGGACATCCTGTGAAAGCCTTTGTTGACTCAG GTGCCCAGATGACTATTATGAGCCAAGCTTGCGCAGAAAGGTGTAATATAATGAGGCTGGTGGACCGCCGGTGGGCAGGGATTGCCAAAGGAGTGGGCACCCAGAAGATTATTGGAAGGGTACATCTAG CTCAGGTTCAAATTGAAGGTGATTTCCTGGCGTGTTCCTTCTCTATACTTGAGGAACAGCCCATGGACATGCTGCTGGGACTGGACATGCTCAAACGGCATCAG TGTTCCATTGACCTCAAGAAAAATGTCCTCGTGATTGGCACCACTGGCTCCCAGACCACCTTCCTTCCTGAAGGAGAGCTGCCAGAATGTGCCCGGTTGGCATATGGGGCTGGTGGGCGAGAGGACGTGCGGCCAGAGGAGATTGCAGACCAGGAATTAGCAGAAGCCCTTCAGAAATCTGTAGAGGATGCAG AGAAAAGCGGTAAAGAAACTACCTCACTGGGAATGTCATCGTTACCAACTTCAGATGGATTTAACCATCCAGCCCATCCTTCAGGACAAAGTCCTAAGATTGGTAATCCTATGAGTCTCgctcactctgtctctgcttcagTCTGCCCTATCGAGCCCAGTGACCCAGACAGCACCAGAACACAAGCTGTGAAGGCTTCAAAGGCTTCGGCTGGATTCCAGATAACCTCTGAAAAGAAAGAACATCTTCCTGTGCAGGATTTTTCTGATCGTGCTTCTTCAGCAGACGGTGCTCCAGCAGACCGGAGTCCAGCTATGCCTTTGCCGAATGCATCTGAAGAAGCTCTTGTTGTCGATCATCTGGAGAAATTGCCTGCTGACAGAAGCAGCCAGGGCCTCAAATCTCTTCTCCATGCAAGACAGGAAGCTAGTTTATCTGTCACCACTAGTAGGACGCAAGAACCCCAGAGGTTTCTAGGTGAAAAGGGTTGGCATCCAGAAAATCAGAACCTGAGTCAAGTGAATGGCCTTCAGCAGCACAAAGAACCAGGGAACGAACGGCATAAGGTTGTGCAACAGACCACTTCATGTGACCGAGAACATCTTTGTAACACAGGGGACCTTCAGCCTCTTGAAGAAAGGCAACAGCATCAACAAAAAAGTGTTGATTTGGAAGCTGTTATGAAAGGAGACAGGCTACAGCAGAACGTGGACCTTCCAGGtacagagaaaaatattctaCCTTCAGGGTGCTTTGCCTGCTCGAACTTGGAAACGCTGATGGAAGTCGATACAGTTGAACAGTCCCTGGTTGCTGTGCTCAATTCAGCAGGCAGTCAGAATGCCAGTGTCGAGAGCGTGGGTACATCTGGTGTCGCCCTAGATAATCCCCCAATGGAAGTGGAAACATCAAAATGTAACCCTTCATCTGAAATTTTGAGTAATTCCACTTTGCCTCAGGATTTGCGGCTCCTAGAAAGCAACGATGAAATGTCTGAAACAAATAAAGAATATGGGAATCCTTCCCCCTCTTTAGGTCTTTGTGGCAGTTGTCAGCCCTCTGTGGAGTCAGCAGAGGAATCTTGCTCATCTATAACAGCAGCCTTGAAGGAACTTCATGAACTTTTGGTTGTTAGCAAACCAGCTTCAGATAATACAACTGAAGAAGTGACCTGTCAGTCTGAAGCAGTGACCGAGGGCCACATAGCTATTAGGGACCTTTCTGAGAGATGGACCCCAAATGATCTTGGAGCTGCCCAGAATGAACGGTGTTCACGAGTCTCCTTTCATCAGGCTGTATCTGTAGCAGTGAAGACAGGAAAAGTCACAGACACTTCAGCTGCTGCTGGAGTAGATGATCTAGAAAATACTAACTTCAGGGGTCTAAGTGATGGCCTGTTAACTGATAGGGAAAGTGTCCCCAAATCGAGGGAATCAACACATGAGAGCAGTTCTGTCACTGTAGCCTCAGCCAAAACGTCTGATCAATTACACTGCACCTTAGGTGCAGAGATTTCACCCGAACTTTTAGCAGGTGAGGAGCATGCACTCGATCAGACTTCTGAGCAGACCAAGTCCTTGTCATCCAGTTTCATACTGATTAAAGATTTGGGTCAGGGCATGCAGAACCCAGCGACAAATAGGCCTGAGACTAGAGAAGATGACTGCCCTGAAGCTACAGGGCCACTTCTTGAATTTGAACCACCTACCAGCCATCTATCAAGTCCCTCCATTCTTCCACCACCATTAGTTTTTCCTGCTGCAGACATTGACCGGATTCTCCG
- the DDI2 gene encoding protein DDI1 homolog 2 isoform X3, whose product MLLTVYCVRRDLSEVTFSLQVDADFELHNFRALCELESGIPAAESQIVYAERPLTDNHRSLASYGLKDGDVVILRQKENADSRPPVPFPNLPRIDFRSIAVPGTSGSRQRQPPGAQQSHSSPGEIASSPQGLDNPALLRDMLLANPHELSLLKERNPPLADALLSGDLEKFSRVLVEQQQDRARREQERIRLFSADPFDLEAQAKIEEDIRQQNIEENMTIAMEEAPESFGQVVMLYINCKVNGHPVKAFVDSGAQMTIMSQACAERCNIMRLVDRRWAGIAKGVGTQKIIGRVHLAQVQIEGDFLACSFSILEEQPMDMLLGLDMLKRHQCSIDLKKNVLVIGTTGSQTTFLPEGELPECARLAYGAGGREDVRPEEIADQELAEALQKSVEDAERQKP is encoded by the exons ATGCTGCTCACGGTGTACTGTGTGCGGAGGGACCTCTCCGAGGTGACCTTTTCCCTCCAGGTCGACGCCGACTTCGAGCTGCACAACTTCCGCGCTCTGTGCGAGCTCGAGTCCGGCATCCCTGCAGCCGAGAGCCAG ATTGTCTATGCTGAAAGACCTCTTACAGACAACCACAGATCACTGGCCTCTTACGGCTTGAAAGATGGGGACGTTGTGATTTTACGACAGAAGGAGAATGCAGACTCTCGACCTCCAGTACCGTTCCCAA ACTTACCCCGAATAGACTTCCGTAGTATAGCTGTGCCTGGCACGTCAGGCTCCCGGCAGCGCCAGCCACCCGGAGCACAGCAGTCCCACTCATCTCCTGGAGAGATAGCTTCATCTCCTCAGGGCTTGGACAACCCAGCCTTGCTCCGAGACATGTTGCTGGCCAACCCCCATGAGCTGTCCTTGCTGAAGGAACGCAATCCACCCCTGGCAGATGCTCTGCTCAGTGGAGACCTTG AGAAATTTTCTAGGGTCCTTGTTGAGCAGCAGCAGGACCGAGCCcggagagagcaagagaggattCGCCTCTTTTCTGCCGACCCTTTTGATCTTGAAGCTCAGGCAAAGATAGAAGAAGATATAAG GCAGCAGAACATTGAGGAAAATATGACAATAGCTATGGAAGAGGCTCCGGAAAGTTTTGGCCAAGTAGTGATGCTTTATATTAACTGCAAAGTGAATGGACATCCTGTGAAAGCCTTTGTTGACTCAG GTGCCCAGATGACTATTATGAGCCAAGCTTGCGCAGAAAGGTGTAATATAATGAGGCTGGTGGACCGCCGGTGGGCAGGGATTGCCAAAGGAGTGGGCACCCAGAAGATTATTGGAAGGGTACATCTAG CTCAGGTTCAAATTGAAGGTGATTTCCTGGCGTGTTCCTTCTCTATACTTGAGGAACAGCCCATGGACATGCTGCTGGGACTGGACATGCTCAAACGGCATCAG TGTTCCATTGACCTCAAGAAAAATGTCCTCGTGATTGGCACCACTGGCTCCCAGACCACCTTCCTTCCTGAAGGAGAGCTGCCAGAATGTGCCCGGTTGGCATATGGGGCTGGTGGGCGAGAGGACGTGCGGCCAGAGGAGATTGCAGACCAGGAATTAGCAGAAGCCCTTCAGAAATCTGTAGAGGATGCAG AGCGTCAGAAGCCATGA
- the DDI2 gene encoding protein DDI1 homolog 2 isoform X2, giving the protein MSSLPTSDGFNHPAHPSGQSPKIGNPMSLAHSVSASVCPIEPSDPDSTRTQAVKASKASAGFQITSEKKEHLPVQDFSDRASSADGAPADRSPAMPLPNASEEALVVDHLEKLPADRSSQGLKSLLHARQEASLSVTTSRTQEPQRFLGEKGWHPENQNLSQVNGLQQHKEPGNERHKVVQQTTSCDREHLCNTGDLQPLEERQQHQQKSVDLEAVMKGDRLQQNVDLPGTEKNILPSGCFACSNLETLMEVDTVEQSLVAVLNSAGSQNASVESVGTSGVALDNPPMEVETSKCNPSSEILSNSTLPQDLRLLESNDEMSETNKEYGNPSPSLGLCGSCQPSVESAEESCSSITAALKELHELLVVSKPASDNTTEEVTCQSEAVTEGHIAIRDLSERWTPNDLGAAQNERCSRVSFHQAVSVAVKTGKVTDTSAAAGVDDLENTNFRGLSDGLLTDRESVPKSRESTHESSSVTVASAKTSDQLHCTLGAEISPELLAGEEHALDQTSEQTKSLSSSFILIKDLGQGMQNPATNRPETREDDCPEATGPLLEFEPPTSHLSSPSILPPPLVFPAADIDRILRAGFTLQEALGALHRVGGNADLALLVLLAKNIVVPT; this is encoded by the coding sequence ATGTCATCGTTACCAACTTCAGATGGATTTAACCATCCAGCCCATCCTTCAGGACAAAGTCCTAAGATTGGTAATCCTATGAGTCTCgctcactctgtctctgcttcagTCTGCCCTATCGAGCCCAGTGACCCAGACAGCACCAGAACACAAGCTGTGAAGGCTTCAAAGGCTTCGGCTGGATTCCAGATAACCTCTGAAAAGAAAGAACATCTTCCTGTGCAGGATTTTTCTGATCGTGCTTCTTCAGCAGACGGTGCTCCAGCAGACCGGAGTCCAGCTATGCCTTTGCCGAATGCATCTGAAGAAGCTCTTGTTGTCGATCATCTGGAGAAATTGCCTGCTGACAGAAGCAGCCAGGGCCTCAAATCTCTTCTCCATGCAAGACAGGAAGCTAGTTTATCTGTCACCACTAGTAGGACGCAAGAACCCCAGAGGTTTCTAGGTGAAAAGGGTTGGCATCCAGAAAATCAGAACCTGAGTCAAGTGAATGGCCTTCAGCAGCACAAAGAACCAGGGAACGAACGGCATAAGGTTGTGCAACAGACCACTTCATGTGACCGAGAACATCTTTGTAACACAGGGGACCTTCAGCCTCTTGAAGAAAGGCAACAGCATCAACAAAAAAGTGTTGATTTGGAAGCTGTTATGAAAGGAGACAGGCTACAGCAGAACGTGGACCTTCCAGGtacagagaaaaatattctaCCTTCAGGGTGCTTTGCCTGCTCGAACTTGGAAACGCTGATGGAAGTCGATACAGTTGAACAGTCCCTGGTTGCTGTGCTCAATTCAGCAGGCAGTCAGAATGCCAGTGTCGAGAGCGTGGGTACATCTGGTGTCGCCCTAGATAATCCCCCAATGGAAGTGGAAACATCAAAATGTAACCCTTCATCTGAAATTTTGAGTAATTCCACTTTGCCTCAGGATTTGCGGCTCCTAGAAAGCAACGATGAAATGTCTGAAACAAATAAAGAATATGGGAATCCTTCCCCCTCTTTAGGTCTTTGTGGCAGTTGTCAGCCCTCTGTGGAGTCAGCAGAGGAATCTTGCTCATCTATAACAGCAGCCTTGAAGGAACTTCATGAACTTTTGGTTGTTAGCAAACCAGCTTCAGATAATACAACTGAAGAAGTGACCTGTCAGTCTGAAGCAGTGACCGAGGGCCACATAGCTATTAGGGACCTTTCTGAGAGATGGACCCCAAATGATCTTGGAGCTGCCCAGAATGAACGGTGTTCACGAGTCTCCTTTCATCAGGCTGTATCTGTAGCAGTGAAGACAGGAAAAGTCACAGACACTTCAGCTGCTGCTGGAGTAGATGATCTAGAAAATACTAACTTCAGGGGTCTAAGTGATGGCCTGTTAACTGATAGGGAAAGTGTCCCCAAATCGAGGGAATCAACACATGAGAGCAGTTCTGTCACTGTAGCCTCAGCCAAAACGTCTGATCAATTACACTGCACCTTAGGTGCAGAGATTTCACCCGAACTTTTAGCAGGTGAGGAGCATGCACTCGATCAGACTTCTGAGCAGACCAAGTCCTTGTCATCCAGTTTCATACTGATTAAAGATTTGGGTCAGGGCATGCAGAACCCAGCGACAAATAGGCCTGAGACTAGAGAAGATGACTGCCCTGAAGCTACAGGGCCACTTCTTGAATTTGAACCACCTACCAGCCATCTATCAAGTCCCTCCATTCTTCCACCACCATTAGTTTTTCCTGCTGCAGACATTGACCGGATTCTCCG